A DNA window from Verrucomicrobiota bacterium contains the following coding sequences:
- a CDS encoding DUF721 domain-containing protein, whose product MHPIASGVVRFLKSAGLDQKAVESRIMSDWALIVGDFYAAHSTPLSIQNGTLTIGVSHSVYLY is encoded by the coding sequence ATGCACCCGATTGCCAGCGGGGTAGTGAGATTCCTTAAAAGTGCGGGTTTAGACCAAAAAGCGGTGGAAAGCCGGATCATGTCAGATTGGGCCTTGATCGTAGGTGATTTTTATGCGGCACACTCCACCCCTTTAAGCATTCAAAATGGCACTCTTACCATCGGGGTTTCTCATTCAGTTTATCTATATGA